The genomic DNA CTGAAAAAACGATGCTAAACGTTTTCATTGTCTACTAGATAGATAAGATTTGTCGGGATATTGATTTCTGCGTATTTATCTGGTATACTTATAGCATTAGTATGACGATTAGAATGCTTTATTTTCCTTTTCTTTTCAGGATTTTGGATACAGGGCCGTGGGAACCACTTTGACACCGACAAAACGCTCCAAAGAGTTTGAAGCTTCTATATTAGCGCATATTAATTTGCTCTATGCGGTAGCACTGCGTTCGACCCGTAATCCAACCGATGAGTAAGATTTAACGGAAAACGCGGTTGTAAAAGCCCTTCGTTTTCACGATAAATTTAAGGAAGGCACGTATATTAAAGCGTGGCTTCTGACCATATTGCGTAATACCTTTATAAATGAGTATCGCAGACGGTCGAGACATCCTATTGAAGTGGAATTATCCGGTCTTGAAGCGGCTCCCGAGACAATCATCGGATCAGATGGCTCACCCATGAACAATCAACGCCGTCGCGCGGATTTATTGGAACTGGTCGACGATCCGGTTCGCAAAGCGATCGAAGAATTGCCCTACGATTTTCGCGAAGCTGTGATAATGGCTGATCTGGAAGACATGTCTTATAAGGAGATTGCCGATAAGATGCAGTGTCCCTTAGGCACGGTGATGTCACGGCTCTTCCGTGGCAGAAAATTGTTGCGGGACGCTTTGGGCGATTATGCCCGCAGCCAGGGCGTTGTAAGCAGTTAGCGTTCGGCTTTCCTCCCTGCTTTTTCAGATTCTGATAGGCCATGAGGGATAGAGGAATCTTTTCAACTTTTTTTTCAATAGCAACAACCACAGGAGAAGAACACAATGGCAAAGTATAATATCGGCTTGCTTCCCGGTGATGGTACCGGTCCGGAAGTGCTTGATGAGGGAATGAAAGTAATGCGCGCCGCCGCGGCAAAATACGGCGTTGATTTTGAAACCGTTAATTTTGATTTTGGCGGCGAGCGCTACCTGAAAACGGGCGAAGTACTTCCTGATTCCGCTATCGATGAACTGCGTCAATGCGACGCGCTGTATCTGGGAGCCATTGGCCATCCTGATGTAGCGCCCGGCATCCTTGAAAAAGGGATTCTGCTGCGCATCCGTTTCGAGCTGGATCAATACATCAATTTGCGGCCCGTTAAGCTGTATCCCGGTGTGGACACGCCGATCAAAGACAAAGGCCCAAAAGACATTGATTTCGTGGTTATCCGTGAAAACTCTGCTGATGTGTATACGGGCGTCGGTGGTGTGCAGCGCAAAGGAACGCCTTATGAAGTTGCCATTCAGAATATGATCTACACCCGTAATGAAGTAGATCGCTGCCTGCGTTATGCTTTTGAATGCACGCGTAAACGCAACAAAACGAATACGCTGACCCTGTGCGGAAAAACCAATGTACTGACCTACGTCTACGATCTCTGGGAACGCGCCTTCCATGAAATGGGCGAAGCTGAATATCCTGACATCAAACGTGATTATGCCCATATTGACGCGATTACCATGTGGATGGTGAAGAATCCGGAATGGTTCGATGTCATTGTTACCGGTAATATGTTCGGTGATATTATTACTGACCTTGGCGCGATGGTGCAGGGCGGTATGGGCATTGCTGCCGGCGGCAACATCAACCCCGTAGGCGTGTCCATGTTTGAGCCCATCGGCGGCAGTGCGCCGAAATATACGGGCATGAACGTGATCAATCCTCTGGCCGC from Candidatus Hydrogenedentota bacterium includes the following:
- a CDS encoding 3-isopropylmalate dehydrogenase; translated protein: MAKYNIGLLPGDGTGPEVLDEGMKVMRAAAAKYGVDFETVNFDFGGERYLKTGEVLPDSAIDELRQCDALYLGAIGHPDVAPGILEKGILLRIRFELDQYINLRPVKLYPGVDTPIKDKGPKDIDFVVIRENSADVYTGVGGVQRKGTPYEVAIQNMIYTRNEVDRCLRYAFECTRKRNKTNTLTLCGKTNVLTYVYDLWERAFHEMGEAEYPDIKRDYAHIDAITMWMVKNPEWFDVIVTGNMFGDIITDLGAMVQGGMGIAAGGNINPVGVSMFEPIGGSAPKYTGMNVINPLAAIFSGQMLLEHLGETKAAAAIEQACIDFLTSGTLKGLSVKDIKEANMTTTKIGDWIADRAAQL